In one window of Chanodichthys erythropterus isolate Z2021 chromosome 23, ASM2448905v1, whole genome shotgun sequence DNA:
- the apodb gene encoding apolipoprotein Db yields MKAVIVLLVPLLLPLVSAQTFRWGPCPTPMVQPNFELNKYLGKWYEIEKLPASFERGKCIEANYALRPDSTIQVLNVQTYKGKIRTAEGTAVVQDMKEPAKLGVSFSYFTPYAPYWVLSTDYNSIALVYSCTDVLRLFHVDYAWILARSRILPAEAIYHAKEIFSRDHIDVSKMMPTDQQGCDGPI; encoded by the exons ATGAAGGCCGTGATTGTGTTGCTCGTACCGCTTCTGCTTCCGTTGGTCTCTGCTCAGACGTTTCGTTGGGGCCCCTGCCCAACACCAATGGTCCAGCCAAACTTTGAATTAAACAAG TACCTTGGAAAGTGGTATGAAATTGAAAAGCTCCCAGCATCCTTTGAGAGAGGCAAGTGTATTGAGGCAAACTACGCGCTAAGACCTGACAGCACCATCCAAGTTCTCAATGTTCAGACATA CAAAGGAAAAATTAGAACAGCTGAGGGCACAGCAGTCGTTCAGGACATGAAGGAGCCGGCAAAACTTGGAGTCAGTTTCTCCTACT TCACACCCTACGCCCCATACTGGGTCCTGTCCACTGACTACAACAGCATTGCTCTTGTTTATTCGTGCACTGATGTTCTCAGGCTGTTTCATGTGGACTACGCCTGGATCCTCGCACGCTCACGCATTCTGCCCGCAGAGGCCATCTACCATGCCAAAGAGATCTTCTCACGTGACCACATCGACGTTAGCAAAATGATGCCCACAGATCAGCAAGGATGCGATGGTCCTATATAA